A genome region from Labilibaculum antarcticum includes the following:
- a CDS encoding YhcH/YjgK/YiaL family protein, giving the protein MVIDKIENQHLYVGLSSRIDKALNYISKTDLVNTEIGKYEIDGQNVIAIVQEYISKNPEDAKQESHFEHIDIQYIISGEEMMGLGILTNQVPHTVIHEKDVAFYPNDSTPFKLEKGMFAILYPNDLHCPGMKCGENSKVKKLVVKIRI; this is encoded by the coding sequence ATGGTGATAGACAAAATTGAAAACCAACATCTTTATGTTGGTTTAAGTAGTAGAATTGACAAAGCATTGAACTACATCAGCAAAACAGATTTAGTGAATACTGAAATTGGCAAGTATGAAATCGACGGGCAGAATGTAATCGCAATTGTTCAAGAGTACATCTCAAAAAATCCAGAAGACGCCAAACAAGAAAGCCATTTCGAGCACATCGATATTCAGTACATTATCTCAGGAGAAGAAATGATGGGACTCGGCATTTTAACAAATCAAGTTCCTCATACTGTGATTCACGAAAAAGATGTTGCCTTTTATCCGAACGATTCAACTCCTTTTAAACTAGAAAAAGGAATGTTTGCCATCCTTTATCCGAACGACCTTCACTGTCCGGGTATGAAATGCGGTGAAAATTCGAAGGTAAAAAAACTAGTCGTTAAAATTCGCATCTAA